Proteins from a genomic interval of Triplophysa dalaica isolate WHDGS20190420 chromosome 13, ASM1584641v1, whole genome shotgun sequence:
- the ctsbb gene encoding cathepsin Bb, with translation MNGVQLLCLFCVLSVTWARPQFSTWSHDMINYINKANSTWTAGVSFQDVEFSSLKSLCGTLLRGPRLPYTVKHATNMKLPDTFDPRSQWSYCKTLSQIRDQGNCGSCWAFGAVEAISDRICIHSKGKVSVEISAEDLLSCCDECGFGCSGGFLAEAWQYWTTSGLVTGGLYNSNVGCRTYTIPPCEHHVNGTRPPCTGEHQTPKCNSECLPQYSVPYKKDKHFGHKSYNVPSDQQQIMTELFTNGPVEAAFTVYEDFLLYKTGVYKHVKGSALGGHAVKILGWGSENGTPYWLVANSWNSDWGDKGYFKILRGQNECGIESEMVAGIPQL, from the exons ATGAATGGTGTACAGCTGCTGTGTCTGTTCTGCGTGCTGTCCGTCACCTGGGCCCGCCCACAATTCTCCACATGGTCACATGACATGATCAACTACATCAATAAAGCCAACAGCACATGGACG GCTGGTGTGAGTTTTCAGGATGTGGAGTTCAGTTCTCTGAAGTCTCTCTGTGGAACTCTACTGAGGGGACCGAGACTGCCGTATAC AGTAAAACACGCGACCAACATGAAACTGCCCGACACGTTTGACCCGCGGAGTCAGTGGTCTTACTGCAAAACTCTCAGTCAGATTCGAGATCAGGGGAACTGCGGCTCGTGCTGG GCCTTCGGTGCGGTCGAAGCCATTTCTGACCGCATCTGTATTCACAGTAAAGGAAAAGTGTCGGTGGAGATCTCCGCTGAAGATCTGCTCTCCTGCTGTGATGAATGTGGATTTGG GTGTTCTGGAGGTTTTTTGGCTGAAGCGTGGCAGTACTGGACTACATCTGGTTTGGTGACTGGAGGTCTTTATAACTCCAACGTTG GTTGCAGAACGTACACCATTCCACCCTGTGAACATCACGTCAACGGCACACGTCCTCCGTGCACGGGTGAACACCAAACTCCAAAATGCAACAGCGAGTGTCTTCCTCAGTACAGCGTGCCATACAAGAAAGACAAACACTTTG GACATAAGTCATATAACGTTCCCTCCGATCAGCAGCAGATCATGACTGAATTATTCACCAACGGTCCAGTGGAGGCGGCGTTCACCGTCTACGAGGATTTTCTGCTTTATAAGACAG GTGTGTATAAGCACGTGAAGGGCTCGGCGCTGGGAGGTCACGCTGTCAAGATTCTGGGATGGGGAAGTGAGAATGGAACTCCTTACTGGCTGGTCGCAAACTCCTGGAACAGTGACTGGGGTGACAAGG GATATTTTAAGATCTTAAGAGGACAGAATGAATGCGGGATTGAGAGTGAAATGGTTGCTGGAATACCGCAGTTGTGA
- the fdft1 gene encoding squalene synthase isoform X1: MAGVCGKSAASLSVLKRSFSLRASPRSVLAGGRRSAQEGRLVSLPPHPFRAHRHPAYVCFSCQDSMSDTLRTCYAYLNQTSRSFAAVIQALDGELRHAVCIFYLVLRALDTVEDDMSIPLEQKVPLLHDFHTFLYQPDWCFTESKEKDRRVLEDFPTISVEFRNLGPEYQDVISDICHRMGVGMADFLEKKVGSMKEWDWYCHYVAGLVGIGLSRLFSASQLEDPEVGRDTELANSMGLFLQKTNIIRDYLEDQREGRAFWPQEAWSQFTSRLEDFAHPQNLSSALSCLNLLVTDALRHVPDVIAYLSRLRNQSVFNFCAIPQVMAIATLSACYNNPQVFQGVVKIRKGQAVTLMMQATNMSAVQSIMAQHTQEILQKVSMTDPSREKTLCILTVIREKSLSPAALSLRAHHLSPVYVSAAMLLAALSWQYLNATAGQPPGGADMHGH, encoded by the exons ATGGCCGGAGTTTGTGGCAAAAGCGCCGCGTCGCTCTCGGTGCTCAAGCGCTCGTTCTCGCTGCGCGCTTCCCCGCGCTCGGTGCTCGCCGGCGGGCGGCGAAGCGCGCaggaagggaggctggtgagtcTTCCTCCACACCCGTTCAGGGCTCACCGACACCCCGCGTATGTGTGTTTCTCCTGTCAGGACTCCATGAGTGACACCCTGCGGACCTGCTACGCGTATCTGAACCAGACGAGCCGGAGCTTCGCGGCGGTGATCCAGGCGCTGGACGGAGAGTTACG ACATGCAGTGTGTATATTTTATCTGGTTCTGCGAGCCCTGGACACCGTAGAAGATGACATGAGCATCCCGCTGGAGCAGAAGGTTCCGTTACTGCACGACTTCCACACGTTTCTGTATCAGCCCGACTGGTGCTTCACCGAGAGCAAAGAGAAGGACAGACGCGTGCTGGAGGATTTCCCCACG ATTTCTGTGGAGTTCAGGAATCTGGGACCGGAGTATCAGGACGTGATCTCAGATATCTGTCACCGGATGGGAGTGGGCATGGCAGACTTTCTGGAGAAGAAAGTGGGATCCATGAAGGAGTGGGACTGG tacTGTCATTATGTGGCGGGTCTGGTCGGGATCGGATTGTCTCGACTCTTCTCGGCGTCTCAGCTGGAGGATCCTGAGGTGGGACGGGACACAGAACTGGCTAACTCCATGGGTCTGTTCCTTCAGAAGACCAACATCATCAGAGATTATCTGGAGGACCAGCGAGAGGGACGAGCTTTCTGGCCTCAGGAG GCCTGGAGTCAGTTCACATCACGTCTGGAAGATTTCGCTCATCCTCAGAACCTGAGCTCCGCCCTTTCCTGTCTGAACCTGCTGGTGACAGATGCGCTCCGTCACGTCCCTGATGTCATCGCGTATCTGTCCCGACTTCGCAACCAGAGCGTCTTTAACTTCTGTGCCATTCCTCAG GTGATGGCGATAGCGACTCTTTCAGCATGTtacaacaatcctcaggtgttTCAGGGTGTGGTGAAGATCCGTAAGGGTCAGGCTGTGACTCTCATGATGCAGGCCACAAACATGAGCGCTGTACAGAGTATTATGGCACAGCACACTCAAGAG ATTCTGCAGAAAGTGTCCATGACAGATCCCTCTCGAGAGAAGACGCTGTGTATCCTGACTGTGATCAGAGAGAAGAGTTTGTCTCCTGCCGCTCTGTCCTTGAGAGCACATCACCTGTCGCCCGTCTACGTGTCGGCGGCCATGCTGCTGGCGGCTCTCAGCTGGCAGTATCTCAATGCCACCGCGGGTCAGCCACCAGGGGGTGCAGACATGCATGGACACTGA
- the fdft1 gene encoding squalene synthase isoform X2 → MDILKSLGHPEEIYNLFKYKIGGCRSVMPKLDYDSMSDTLRTCYAYLNQTSRSFAAVIQALDGELRHAVCIFYLVLRALDTVEDDMSIPLEQKVPLLHDFHTFLYQPDWCFTESKEKDRRVLEDFPTISVEFRNLGPEYQDVISDICHRMGVGMADFLEKKVGSMKEWDWYCHYVAGLVGIGLSRLFSASQLEDPEVGRDTELANSMGLFLQKTNIIRDYLEDQREGRAFWPQEAWSQFTSRLEDFAHPQNLSSALSCLNLLVTDALRHVPDVIAYLSRLRNQSVFNFCAIPQVMAIATLSACYNNPQVFQGVVKIRKGQAVTLMMQATNMSAVQSIMAQHTQEILQKVSMTDPSREKTLCILTVIREKSLSPAALSLRAHHLSPVYVSAAMLLAALSWQYLNATAGQPPGGADMHGH, encoded by the exons ATGGACATTCTCAAGTCTCTGGGACACCCGGAGGAAATATAtaacctttttaaatataaaataggaGGCTGTCGCTCTGTCATGCCCAAACTGGATTAC GACTCCATGAGTGACACCCTGCGGACCTGCTACGCGTATCTGAACCAGACGAGCCGGAGCTTCGCGGCGGTGATCCAGGCGCTGGACGGAGAGTTACG ACATGCAGTGTGTATATTTTATCTGGTTCTGCGAGCCCTGGACACCGTAGAAGATGACATGAGCATCCCGCTGGAGCAGAAGGTTCCGTTACTGCACGACTTCCACACGTTTCTGTATCAGCCCGACTGGTGCTTCACCGAGAGCAAAGAGAAGGACAGACGCGTGCTGGAGGATTTCCCCACG ATTTCTGTGGAGTTCAGGAATCTGGGACCGGAGTATCAGGACGTGATCTCAGATATCTGTCACCGGATGGGAGTGGGCATGGCAGACTTTCTGGAGAAGAAAGTGGGATCCATGAAGGAGTGGGACTGG tacTGTCATTATGTGGCGGGTCTGGTCGGGATCGGATTGTCTCGACTCTTCTCGGCGTCTCAGCTGGAGGATCCTGAGGTGGGACGGGACACAGAACTGGCTAACTCCATGGGTCTGTTCCTTCAGAAGACCAACATCATCAGAGATTATCTGGAGGACCAGCGAGAGGGACGAGCTTTCTGGCCTCAGGAG GCCTGGAGTCAGTTCACATCACGTCTGGAAGATTTCGCTCATCCTCAGAACCTGAGCTCCGCCCTTTCCTGTCTGAACCTGCTGGTGACAGATGCGCTCCGTCACGTCCCTGATGTCATCGCGTATCTGTCCCGACTTCGCAACCAGAGCGTCTTTAACTTCTGTGCCATTCCTCAG GTGATGGCGATAGCGACTCTTTCAGCATGTtacaacaatcctcaggtgttTCAGGGTGTGGTGAAGATCCGTAAGGGTCAGGCTGTGACTCTCATGATGCAGGCCACAAACATGAGCGCTGTACAGAGTATTATGGCACAGCACACTCAAGAG ATTCTGCAGAAAGTGTCCATGACAGATCCCTCTCGAGAGAAGACGCTGTGTATCCTGACTGTGATCAGAGAGAAGAGTTTGTCTCCTGCCGCTCTGTCCTTGAGAGCACATCACCTGTCGCCCGTCTACGTGTCGGCGGCCATGCTGCTGGCGGCTCTCAGCTGGCAGTATCTCAATGCCACCGCGGGTCAGCCACCAGGGGGTGCAGACATGCATGGACACTGA
- the gata4 gene encoding transcription factor GATA-4, with protein MYQGVSMSANHGHSSYEPGFLSSAATSPVYIPTTRVTPMIPTLPYLQTSQQSSPVSGHAAWTQPGADTVASYNSASGHHPSPVSRFTFSTSPPLTSGVAATRDTPTYPSPLNISSSAREHYGSRGLSGSYHGAYPAYVSPNIGGSWAASHFDSSVLHSLQTGGPTNATRHPKLELFDDFAEGRECVNCGAMSTPLWRRDGTGHYLCNACGLYHKMNGINRPLIKPQRRLSASRRVGLSCTNCHTTTTTLWRRNSEGDPVCNACGLYMKLHGVPRPLAMKKEGIQTRKRKPKNINKSNSGASGCDVQTTGAVSSSPTEEPRPIKTEPDSLSLYTHHTIHTQVSAVPAYLGSQSSVLKLSSNGSSGSKSEAWNSLILT; from the exons ATGTATCAAGGTGTGTCGATGTCCGCAAACCACGGACACTCGTCTTACGAGCCCGGTTTCCTTTCATCCGCGGCCACTTCACCCGTGTACATTCCCACCACCCGCGTCACCCCGATGATTCCGACGCTGCCGTACCTCCAGACGTCCCAGCAGAGCAGCCCGGTGTCCGGTCACGCGGCGTGGACGCAGCCGGGCGCGGACACGGTGGCCTCTTACAACTCCGCCAGTGGGCACCATCCATCCCCGGTGTCCAGGTTCACCTTTTCCACGAGTCCTCCGTTGACCTCCGGGGTCGCAGCAACCCGGGACACACCGACCTACCCGAGCCCGTTAAACATCTCGAGTAGCGCGCGCGAGCATTACGGCTCGCGAGGATTGAGTGGCTCGTATCACGGCGCGTACCCGGCGTACGTCAGCCCGAATATCGGCGGCTCTTGGGCGGCGTCTCACTTCGACAGCTCCGTGCTGCACAGCCTTCAGACGGGCGGACCGACCAACGCCACAAGACACCCGAAATTAG aATTGTTTGATGATTTTGCAGAAGGTCGTGAGTGTGTGAATTGTGGGGCGATGTCCACCCCACTGTGGCGTCGTGATGGGACGGGTCATTATCTGTGTAACGCCTGTGGACTCTACCACAAAATGAACGGAATAAATCGGCCTCTCATTAAACCACAAAGACGATTG TCTGCGTCCAGACGAGTCGGTTTGTCCTGCACCAACTGTCACACCACCACAACCACACTGTGGAGACGCAACTCTGAGGGAGACCCTGTCTGCAACGCCTGCGGCCTCTACATGAAACTCCACGgg GTTCCTCGTCCTCTTGCCATGAAGAAAGAAGGTATTCAGACTCGTAAGCGCAAACCTAAAAATATCAACAAGTCCAACTCTG gaGCGTCCGGCTGTGATGTTCAGACAACCGGTGCTGTGAGCTCCAGTCCCACAGAGGAACCGAGACCTATCAAGACCGAACCAGACTCACTATCTCTCTACACACATCACACTATACACACACAG GTGTCTGCTGTGCCTGCGTATCTGGGAAGCCAAAGTTCTGTTCTGAAACTCTCTTCAAACGGATCATCTGGCTCCAAGAGTGAAGCGTGGAACAGTCTGATCCTGACTTAA